TGAGAGCGTCGTTCTGTCCCTGCTAGGTTTTTGACAAGTTCGTAGACCTCATCAGTTAGCACTACATTCACTCTTCCACTCATTGTGTTATCCGTGTTCATCACTCTACCTCATGATACGTCTTGTAATTTAGAAATGGAATAACACATATTGCACAATCTGTGTCACTAGATGTATGATGACACAAGAAGCGATCGATCAACAACAAGCCACTAATTAGCGTCCTACGAGTACCCCAGCGACTTACACAGTAAGGGGTTTAGTGTTTAGGTGCTACATCCTGATATGTACTTATTCTGATTGCTAGCTAGTTAATATCTGATTCACATTGATTACTGTAGTAAACCCATGAAACCTAGACGGAGTAAACATTCTACAGATTTAGACTCATTTCTTGATTTCCCATCTACCAAGACATATTTAGCTGAGGTATTGGGTGTTAGCCGCTCGACTTTGGTCACTTGGGAGAATTTAGCCTTCTGGAGAATCCCCAGTTTCAGAGATGCCTACCCCAAAAACCACGATGGTAGTTATGACCGTGAATCACCTTTATCACCCTACCAAGCATGGGTTTTGGGCAGAATAGGGCGGTTAATGGCTCAACTACGACGGTCTGAACGGGTCAAAGGCTACATCGCCAAAAATCCCAACGATTTCTCTAGATACCGCTATCAGCAAGCATTCGGGCAAATCCAAAAAATCCAAAAGGGAGCGTAAATCATGGCAACACGAAGAAAGGTTACAGCAACAGCAGACACAGTAAGTATTCAAGATGCCTGTTTAAGGTATATGACCACAGAACAAGGGCTGAGACTGGCTTTAAGCCATGTTCGCCCTGATGATTTTGACACTGTAAAGGCAGTTTCAGAAGCAGATTTAGAAGCGATCGCCTCCCACTTCCAGCCAAAATTACCAACTGTGGCTAGCAACACCCTAGAGTTACCCGAAACTTCTCCACAGCAAACATCGGAACCAGCCTCAGAACAGTCACAGAATACCCTTTCCTTGCCCCAGCAACAGCAACATCTAACATCTGCTACCCAATCCCCAAGCAATCATGCCCAACTCACGCTAATTGACCAGCTAGCGAGACAGGCATCTGAAGAGATAGCAGCAGTAGACGCTATAGCCCAAGTCAAAAACCAACTTATCCTCAATAACCTGGCTGTGAGAGATGCCGAACTAGCAGAGGGTATCAATCAGCACTGGCAACACCAAAAGCAAGGATACTTGGGAGCGATTAGAGATTTGGCCAGTTTGGCTAAAGAACCAGTGGCAATTACCCCAGATGAAACCGACCTGACCCAAGAAATTGAAGGCATCATCACTGAATTGGGAAAAAAAGCTAATCGTGTGAGAGTGATCAACATCCTGTTATCTCCCCTCGACTTTGTTAACTGGTTATTAGAAAGAGTACTAACGCCATGACTTTTACAATTTCCGGCACTCAACCAGAAGTAGATATGAGCGCTAATTCCCTACCAGAGCTAGTTTCTCAAGCTCAGGAATTACTTGGGCAAATTCGCCAACATCCACAGTTTAAAGGCTTGCGCTTCGATTGTGATGTCGCTTTTGGTGACGTTAAGCAATATTTCAACTACTTGGAATGGGCTGCTAATGCTGACTTAGAGGTAGCTAAGTTTGAAGGTTTTACAGAATGATTTTTGCTCTCAATTTAAAAGCGATCGCCCACCGTCCAAAGTAGCGATCGCCCAGTCATCACCCTTTATCAAGATTGACAACTAATGAAATTTTACTCTTTCCTAACAGTCTTGTCCTACATGGTTTTACTTGTCGCGCCTACCCCTGCCAGTTTCCCCAGTAATCCATCTCAAACAGTAGCGGCAACGGAACACGGGAAACCACTACCAAAGCCTTACAAAGGGCAAGGTAAACGCGAATTAAAGGGGTAATAAGAAAGGGGGGATGCTGTCATTCCCCGCTAACATTTGTAAAGCTTTATGGACGAATTAAATAGCCAAATTCAGGACGCAAAGACGGACGAAACAGAGCTAAAACAAGTCCTCAAAAAATATGACTTAGATGAGGAATTAGCACTTGAATTTAGTGAAATCGACAAAGCATTTAGGCAATTAGAAATTAAATACCAATCCCTACTCAATACCAGAAAATTTTTCAACAATGGCAAGAATTGACACTACAAAAGCAGCCGCAAAAGCTGTAGCTGAGAAATTAGCAGGGCGTAACCAAAACTTGACATCTAGCACTAATTCCACATCTGCTACCCCTACAACTGTTCCCATAGATAGCCGTATCCCTGGATTGTTGACTGTCACGCCGGATTTAATACCGGGAATGATGCCACCATTCCAGCCCAATCAATACCATGTTTCAGACCCTTTAAATCCTCCCGAAACTCTCCCACAAGCAACTCAAAGCCAGTTTGATAAAGGGATGAAAATTTATGAAGGCTCTACACGAGCGCTTAAATTGACGGGGGCAGCGCTCGACCTGACACGCGAGAAATTTACTGTTATTGGTAAGCACTCAAAAGCTTTTGGTGCTGGCATTCAAGCAGCTACCGAGATTGAAAAAGTCAAAGGTAACTACCTTGACTATTTGAATCAAAAAGAGGTGACTACCCAAAAATCAGTTGCTTTAGATGTCAGTCAAGTAAAGACGATCGCTGATACGAATATCTCGGTTTATAGCAAAGATGAACTAAACCAAAAAGCTGTTACAAGCACAAATAAAAGCTGAGGAATTAAGGTTAAAAACTGTTGAGTCACAGGGAAATCTAGCAAGCTTTAAAGCCCAGTTAGGTGATTACCTAGAGGTGAAATCATGAGATTATCTCACAGCTTAGGGTTAAGTGCTTTTAGTCTGTGTGCTGGCTTGGCAGTAGCTTCTGGAGGGTTCACCAATGATACAGCCAAAATAATCTCTATGCTTGGTGTGGGAGCATTGCCAGCGAGTTTTATTACTTACTTTATCACTGATACTAAATCACAGAGATTGCTAAACGATGCCGAAAGCAAGAATAAAAAAGCAGGTGAAACACTGCATAAAATTATCAGAGAATTCGACACTTGCAAGTCAAAGTTAGCCAACGTTAGCAGCCAGCTAGAATCTTTGAAAGATGAACTCAAAGAAGCGAGAAATACCATCAACTCGTTAGGTCATAACAAACTAGAAAGCACAGCAATAATCGCCCAACTGCAAGCTAAGTTAAGTGAATTATCTACCCAATCTCAAAAAGATGCCCAACGCATTGAATATCTGGAAAGTGAGACTGAGCAATGGGAATTTAACTTTAAATCTCAGGTAGAAACTGAGGCTAATCAACGCTTTCAACTTGCTAAGTCTCAGGAGTTAGAGAAAATTTACTTAGAGCATGACTTGATAACCTCTGAAGCTATGCAGCTATTCAGAAGGTTGCAAAACTGGGGTGAGAAGGTAGCGCATGGTCATCAAAGTAAAGCCGAGATTATCAAAAGTTTGGCAAGTAGCTACAACGAAAATTTAGATGAGGTTGGGGAAGCGATCGCCAATGAGCGCCAAAACTATATAGAGCAAATCGAGCTACTAAACGAGCGCGTAGGTCAGCTACAGCAACAATTGGCAGGTGATTTAGTTGAACCTGTTTATGGTGATTTTGGCTTTGATATCAACGGGAAAATCGCCAACGAAATAGCGCGTACTTTGTTTACTGATATCAGGTTGGCTTTGAGCGTTAAGGGCTTTCAGGTGAAGCCTGACGGCGTTGTAGATGTTGGTTATGGGTATTCCCGGTCTGTACATCCCAAAGCCATTGTGGAGGCTATTAGCAAGCACTCTGAAACGCTGGTTAAAAAGTTAGGGCTATTCAAAATAACAAGCGTTCGCAAGCTGGAAATAACCGATTGTGTTGTGGTCAGCTACCGGATGGAGCCAGCTATCAAAGCAGATGAAATTAAGTTGATGGTTGGGACTGCTGACGAATTTATTAACTATGTAGTCAGTCATCCTATCCGCTATCGGCTGATAGCAGATCCCGGTGTGGGCAAAACGCCTACAACAGCCGTGATGATCAGCGAGATATTAAAAGCTGGATGCACTCGCGGTAATACTGGCAAGGGTGAAAGAGTTAAAAATACTCTGGTTACAGTCAGCTATCCGGGTGCTGTTGGCTCGTTAAAAGATAGCAACTATCCTTTAGAGCCTTTCCTAAAGTATGGCGACACAACAGCCGCGATTAAGTCCTTTGACGATTGTCTAGACGACGGGAATTTTAGAGTTAAAAATCCCACATTCGCTGCTAACTTCTTTCAAATTTGGGCATGGGATGAATTAGATAATACTCTAAATTCTTGCTCTGAACCTTACGCAGCAGGTGAAAACCTCAAGAAGATTCTCAAACAATTTGGTCATAATAACATCGGCTGGATTGTGTCGGGTCAATCAGTGATGACCAAACAAATCCCAGGTTTTACCAATGATGATCGGTCACTCTTTACCGAAATAATCATTGGCATTCCCAAAATCAGACATTACCTGAATACCTACGGCAAGGGTAAAAACAGCGAGTCTAACTTGGCTAAATTGATTCGGAACTTAGATGCTATCGAAGAATATATAGACTATAAAAACGACTTAGTTACCGACGATGCCAGATTATTGAGAGTAGCCTTAGTAGTCGATTCTCGTTCGCCCAAGCTTTACTTTTTACCTAACCTCGATAAAGTCAGTTTCAACTATCAAGAAATAGAGAATACAAAGCGACTGGCAAGGGTTGCCAAGTTCCCTGGCACAATTGGCAACGGGCTAGAGACTGAAAGCTCAAAGCCTCATACAGCAAGTAATGGTCAAATGGTAAGCTTGCCACCAATTTCGACTATAGGGGGTAGTCACCAATCTGGCACAAGTCCCCACTGTCCCCACTGTGGAAGCGCAAATTTAAAGCTACAAAATGACGATAGATATCGCTGTTTAGACTGCAAAAAGCGCACAGTTAGCAATAAGATAATTTGGAAATAAATATATGAACTTAGATGATATTGCGACAATTGTCTATCAACCAAAAAATGACCATGAGCCAGGATTTATATATTTAATGGAAGCAGAGGGTTATCACGGGCTAATTCCTGGTTGTTACCTCCGTCGTTGCAAAATTGGGTTATCTCGTAATCCCGAAGCTCGACTTGATAACTTTCATAGGAATCAACCACCTTGCAACGTGAAGATTCTCAAAACTATTTATGTAGAGGATATGGCAGATGTAGAAGGGGAATTACATCAACAATTTAGCCAATACAATGTTGAGTTAATCAAAAGCCAAGAATGGTTTGATTTTAATCCAGTGCAATTTCTGATGGTTAACTGGGAATTTGAAAAGCGATCGCTACACGTCTTTAGTATTAGTGACTTGCCAATTAAGCTAATCATTTTCAGCATGATCGGGGTTTTGTCCCTTGGGGCGATCGCTGGAACTAAGTTAGGTTTTTCTCATAAGCCAGACAGCCAACTTAATCAAGCAAGATGCAAAACATAAAACCAAAATTTAAGGGGAGCTTTGGAATCTCCCCATTAACAAGTAATAAATATGCAACTAGGTGATTAAATCTTAGTGATGAAGACGAGCTTGGCGCTCACGTAATTCACGAGCTTTTTGTTCACGAGCTTGGCGTTCACGTAATTCACGAGCTTTTTGTTCACGAACTTGGCGTTCATGCAATTCACGAGCTTTTTGTTCACGAACTTGCTGTTCATGCAATTGACGCTCACGAATTAGTTTAGCGTTATTTAAAGCAATAGTATTACTATTTAAATGATCATGGTTAAAATTCACAACACTGGCATTAGCATTTTGGGAAAGAGCAGCAATTGAAACAGATGCTAATAAGCCACCAAGAAGAATAGATTTTAAGCGGTTCATATATCCTTTGTGCCTCGTATTACTTCATTTGAATATTCTCAATATATTCGGAATAATCAAAAACATACATATACTAAACGTCACTGCTTAAACATGACTTTAGTCACTAAGCATATTTTTGAGTTAACCCCTAGTAAGCAAAAATTAAGGGAGGTTGTTAGCCTCCCTTTGGGTTTTAGAACGGTGTGCTACCAGTCTCGTTCACCTTGGCGAGATACCCTCTCCAGTAGTCTCCATCCTGGCTTTTAGGTGGTAATCCAATCGCCGCGTCGAATTCCCCATCAAAGTAGTCGTCTTTTGCTTGGGATTGTTGAGGTTTAGCAATTGTGAGTAACATGAGATCACCTTTATTTTTAAGCTGCGGGTTAGTAGCCCGCTTTTTCTGTGGTTTGTTCAACCTGTTATTAGCGTAGCTTAACCTGTTAACTAATGTCAATAACCTGTTAAAAATGTTTCACAAGTTATTGACATCAGCTAACTTGTTAGTTAAATTAGTAACAGCTTAAAAAATAAAAGGGAGTCGGTCAGATGTCTAAAGCAGTTCAGGAACAAGTAGAGCAACTTTTTGAAGCGGTCAAGGATTTGCAAAGCCTTGAAGAGATCAAGCCACACTGCGAAAATTTTAACGAGTGGATAAATACCAACACTACTTACAGCATTAAAAGTTTAGGCACTGTGTTGAGTCGTGCTGGCTTCTATAAAAAATTCAAGTCAATTCCTCTAGAACAGGGCAAGAATGCTGACTCTGAACCAAAACACGATGCTCAAGGTAACGTTACAGGAAACGAGTTAAAGCACTATGTTTTATTGCTGTGTGGTCTGGATAAAAGCCATTGGGAAGAGAGAAACAAGTCTACACGAGTAAGCGATCGCCTCGAAAATGGTCAGGAAATTAGCCCAGATGAATATTTAGAGGTAACAGGTAAGCTGCTAGAATCCCAAGATTTGCATGAAGTAGCAGTAGGGTTGATTGCTGCTACTGGTCGCCGCCCCCATGAAATTCTCGCTCGTGCTAAGTTTGCGGCTGTTGAGGGTCAAAGCTATCAGGTAATGTTCACTGGTCAAGGTAAAAAACGGGGAGATAAGCCAGTATTCCCCATCGCTACCCTCTACCCTGCTAGTTACGTCATTGAGCGATTGAACTGGTTAAGAAAGGAGCCAACAACTAAAGCACTTTTGGCAGAGGTGGCTAACGAGAATTCTACAGACCTTTCAGCCCAAAATCGTGCTATTGATAGTCGCCGCAATGGTTCGCTTAATCGGGTAGTTCGTGGTTATTTCGGGGATAAGGGAGATAAAACCCCAATTCTAAATTTTCGACACGGGGAAGAACAAGACAACTGCAAAGCATTACGAGCCGCATATTTAGCACTGGCTACAGAAAGAGATTGCCAGGGTTCAACGGGTTCTAAAATGCTACACGCCGCTAGGTTAGCCGGTCACTTTGTTAAGGATGCTCCCACTGACCGAGATTTACAAAATCTTGTAACCACTTTGGGGTATGCCGATTACTACCTTACAAAGCCTGTAGGGTTCCCAGATGCTCCATCAAAAGAAAAACTTTCAAATGTTCGGGTTAGTTCAAGAGATTTAGAAGCTATTCGCCACTTGCAAGAGGAGTTAAATCTACCCAATCAGCAATCAGCTATTACCTATTTGCTTGAGTCATTTAAAAATCGGTTGGATACTGCAAAGCAATTACAGTCAGCACAGCAAAAATTAGCCCAATTAGAAACAGAGATTAAAGAGTTACGCCAAACTAATAACCAGTTAGAAGACATTAATAACCAATTAGATATAGCCAACAAACAATTACAACAGGAGAAAGCAGCTATGGAAACCACAACACAGCAACCCCAAACAGTTACTCTAAATGTCACCGAGTTAGATTCTTGGCTAGAGAAAAAAGTTATTGAGGTGGTGAACAAGGTAACTCTTGGGCAAGGTATCGCCCCCGCCGCCAAGTCTATCCCTGCCAAGGTTGCACCCATCAAGGAAGAGATTGACTGGCAAGCCAAGACTGATGCTGAGGTGTGGGGGAGCAAAGCAACCTTAGCAGCTGTAGAAAAAATTCGTAGGTCTTATCAGGCTATCTGTTTATATAACGATACTGTGGCGACTGGAGACAGCGATCGCTTGGCAGTGACTAACCAAGCACTCAGGGATTTATCGGGCTGTAATGGCTTGGTGATACGCGATTGGATTGAGAGCCATAAGGATGAAGTGATTAGCCATAACGCGAAATTCGGTATGGAGAACAAGAAAGACCCCAGTAACCCTGCCAGCTATGCCAACAAGGGCAAGGACACAGATAAAATTCTGTTGTTGATAAATGAAGAATTTCTAAGTGGTGAAGGCTTTAAGTCAGGGAGAAATTAAAGTTATTTTTTCCCTTACAAACTAATTACATAATCACCACTAAGTTTATGTAATTAGTGGATTTTAAATAACAAAATTGTATGCCAAAATACATTTCCTTCAGACTATGCCTAGACTAAGCTTGGACTAAGCCTAGACTAAGCCTAGACTAAGTGCAGGGAATCAATTTTTCAAGAAAGCAAGTTTCCTAGACTAAGCTTGGACTAAGCCTAGACTAAGCCACAACTTAGCGCTCTTAATCACTATTTTTTACTGTCAACAATTCTTCGATTAAAGAATAAAATAACCGTACTTACTATGGTTATTTTGGGTTATTTTCATTTCAGCCATTTTCGCAGAGCATTTAAAACGAAAAAATGATTTATTCGGGTCAAAAATTATTTTAGTAGAGAAAGATGCCGGAGGCGATCGCGGCGGAGTCCCAATTAGATGAGGCGATTTTATTTGCGGTCAGAAATTGAAACTCTAAAAGTTATGCTAATTTTTCAGATATTAAAACTGAAGTTGGCAAGCGATCGCTATGGCTATCAGCCAACTTTGGAGCGCGGTTATAAGAGTTATGCCACAGAAAAATAATAAGCCTAACTATTGGGGCGATGATGTAACCTCCTTCTTCAGGATGTCGTTTTACCTGTGTAGTATGGTCTTAATGCTTACTGTGAGACTGTTTCACCTGGATGTCGTCAAACCTCCATTTCCCGACATCTCCGCCCCAACTATTAAGGGTTTTGACAATATCTTGACTTTTATAGGTAAAGTACTATACCTTTTTTCCAGGTGTGTTGAAGTCCATCGACACCACTCGCCAGAACCTTGAAAACCGCATAACTTCGTTGACTGGTGTCGATTGCTTACACAGCAACGTTTCCAAGCTGTGAAATCTACTAATTATTGAGAATTCATTGGGAGTTATTGACACTCAACAAAGTGGTGTCGATTGGGGTATCTCAAACCCTCTCCCTGTAAAGGTTCCAGAAGTGAACTCTTTACATAACCACTTCCCCTAACGGGGATGGAAACCTTACTATCACCTCGGGGTGAGTAGAGGAAAGCTGTTCTTTACATAACCACTTCCCCTAACGGGGATGGAAACTTTTGGGTGGATTGGGTTGCAACCGAGATTGCGCCTTTACATAACCACTTCCCCTAACGGGGATGGAAACGCTTAGTTAATCGTTTAGCTGGTCTTTGCAAAGCTGAACTTTACATAACCACTTCCCCTAACGGGGATGGAAACGAGAAATATCTTCATTTCTCATTTCTGCCTCGGATACTTTACATAACCACTTCCCCTAACGGGGATGGAAACACTTTAATGTCCAATCTTGTCTCGTAATCGTCCACCCTTTACATAACCACTTCCCCTAACGGGGATGGAAACGCGTGTTCGCCGTTGGTTATTTCCCAGGCGGCCACAATACTTTACATAACCACTTCCCCTAACGGGGATGGAAACTGCAAGTGGGCTTGCATACAGCACCGTGTGGCTTTACATAACCACTTCCCCTAACGGGGATGGAAACATTGTGAAGTCGCTCCAGCGGAACCCGCCTATTTCGACTTTACATAACCACTTCCCTAACGGGGATGGAAACGATACGGTTTGTCGCCAGGAAATGTCTTTGTTTTCCTTTACATAACCACTTCCCCTAACGGGGACTATTCACATCAATTTCAAGTTTTTTATCAGTGGCTAGCTCTACACCACTTCTAGCCACAGGCGAGAGCATAGACAACGCCGCCGCCGCCCCTAACACCTGAGCGTCAGTCACTTCCAAATATCTTTGCAACTGTTCCAAATTTCGATGCCCTGATATCTCTTGAATCACTCGCAATGGTATTCCGGCGTTACTCATTTGAGTTAGCGCAGTCCTTCTAAAGCTGTGGGTACTCACGCCAATTATCCCAACTTGTTTGCAAGCTTCTCTCAAAATCCTAGCGGCTGAGTCTTCGCTGATGTGTCCATCACTGCGACCGGGGAACAGATAATCATCCCCTGCTAGTGGGTAGTATTCAACCAGTAATCGCCGTAAATCTTCAATCACTGGGATAGACCGAGTTGCAAGCTTCCCTTTCGTATTTGACTTTCTGATAATCAGCCTGGGTCTAACGTTACTCTTGGGCGTGTAAATGTCTTGGGTCAACAAAGTACAGCATTCACGGATTCTACAGGCACTAAACAGGCAGACACCAAACAAGGTCTTATCGCGGTCGTTGTCTAAGCCATCACTGAAAATTAGCTGTATCTCTGACTGAGTTAGAACCTTGGCGCGTCCATGCCGATTTATTTTCATTGCAAGACTGTTGACCCTGTGATCCACAGCCTACAGCTAATGTGACCTTTCACGAAATTCTAATTAATGAAATGCCGTAATTATGGCAAAAAAAAAGGATTTTGCATAAAACTGGCGAAATTATGGCATTTTAAAGGCAGAATTGAGGATTTATAAAAGTTATTTCTCAACAGTCTGAGCTTGTTGAGAAATTGATGTAATTTTGGCAGAATTATGGGAAATTTCTGGCAGAATTAAGGCAAATATCCAGTAAATCAAGAGAAAACACGCGGTTTTTCACATTTTCAAATGTCACGGTGACATTATGCTTTCACGGGAGAATAATATTGAATTCTGACGCACAGTACGCCAAAAGTTTGGAAAGTTTTTTGAGCCAAAAACCAACAATCAGCTAAAAATTAGTCCCAGAGGACTACAGAAGTACTGCAAAAACACTACAAAGTCAGAGGAGGTTCCCTCTCTCCCTGCCCCTCCCGCGTGGGAATGAGTCTTTGTTGGCAAGGCATAATCCGAGGGTGAAATTCGATATTGCCCTGACATAACCACAGCGATCGCAAGGGGTAAAATTTACCCGTCACATAATTCCAGATTTAAGCCAAGGGGATAATTAGTTTAGTCACAGCAGTACCCCTATCTATATAAATTAGGGTACTGCTGTGACTTTTCTCTTCCCAGAGAAAAATATCGAGCCGCCGCGATCGCAATCCCAAAAGTTACTCGTCAGCATATTTAGATATCTAAGCCAAAGGGTAAATATCTAGTCACAGCAATACCCTATTCTATATAAATAAGGGTAGTGATGTGACTAGACCTAAACCCTTGCTGGATAATGAATACAGCCATTTTTAACCGCTAGTTACAGCAAGGGTATTTGGGGTCAAAAACCGGGGTGATGTGACCTTGGGGCGGCGGCGGGAGACGCGGCGAAGCCGCCGTCGTTCGGCAACGCAGTTGCCAGTCATGGGGCATTGGGCATTGGACATCAGGACAATGGAAGATTGGGGAGCGATCGCGGATACAAGTACACAGTAGCTAATTACTCACTACGATATCAGTAGGGCATCGAAGATTGGGGGACGATCGCCATAGCTGATAACAGTAACTTGTTATAGTTTCCAGAACTAGTTATTATAAATGTCTAACCAGAAGAGAGACGCGGCGAAACGGTCGCCATTTGATCGGGGCAATGAGAAGATTGGGGACGATCGCGGACACCGCTTCGCGGATCTGCAACCTGTTAAAAATTCTAAAGGATATTTCTAACAGGTTATTTAGTATCAACAAAACAAATAACAGATATGCTAACAAGTTAAAGAACATGATAACAGCATGTTTATGGAAAGATGTAACCAAATAGCCAAATGCTTACACAGCAAGGCATTTAGATATATGCAATGTTAACAAGTTATAGTAACCAGTTAATGCAAACATATAACTGTTACTCAGGTAGTAATGCAGACATAACAAGATGCTTCGCAGGTTTCATGATTAACTTAATAGGTACGTCTGTTAATTTAAATTAACAGACGTACCTATTAAGTTAATCATGAAACCTGCGAAGCATCTTGTTATGTCTGCATTACTACCTGAGTAACAGTTATATGTTTGCATTAACTGGTTACTATAACTTGTTAACATTGCATATATCTAAATGCCTTGCTGTGTAAGCATTTGGCTATTTGGTTACATCTTTCCATAAACATGCTGTTATCATGTTCTTT
This genomic window from Nostoc sp. C052 contains:
- a CDS encoding GIY-YIG nuclease family protein, which codes for MNLDDIATIVYQPKNDHEPGFIYLMEAEGYHGLIPGCYLRRCKIGLSRNPEARLDNFHRNQPPCNVKILKTIYVEDMADVEGELHQQFSQYNVELIKSQEWFDFNPVQFLMVNWEFEKRSLHVFSISDLPIKLIIFSMIGVLSLGAIAGTKLGFSHKPDSQLNQARCKT
- a CDS encoding protelomerase family protein, which produces MSKAVQEQVEQLFEAVKDLQSLEEIKPHCENFNEWINTNTTYSIKSLGTVLSRAGFYKKFKSIPLEQGKNADSEPKHDAQGNVTGNELKHYVLLLCGLDKSHWEERNKSTRVSDRLENGQEISPDEYLEVTGKLLESQDLHEVAVGLIAATGRRPHEILARAKFAAVEGQSYQVMFTGQGKKRGDKPVFPIATLYPASYVIERLNWLRKEPTTKALLAEVANENSTDLSAQNRAIDSRRNGSLNRVVRGYFGDKGDKTPILNFRHGEEQDNCKALRAAYLALATERDCQGSTGSKMLHAARLAGHFVKDAPTDRDLQNLVTTLGYADYYLTKPVGFPDAPSKEKLSNVRVSSRDLEAIRHLQEELNLPNQQSAITYLLESFKNRLDTAKQLQSAQQKLAQLETEIKELRQTNNQLEDINNQLDIANKQLQQEKAAMETTTQQPQTVTLNVTELDSWLEKKVIEVVNKVTLGQGIAPAAKSIPAKVAPIKEEIDWQAKTDAEVWGSKATLAAVEKIRRSYQAICLYNDTVATGDSDRLAVTNQALRDLSGCNGLVIRDWIESHKDEVISHNAKFGMENKKDPSNPASYANKGKDTDKILLLINEEFLSGEGFKSGRN